The sequence ACATCACAGAAGCTGTCCTTGGACACCGCCACAGCACCCTTCTGCAAATGTGTGATGCGGGGGACGTTGTCGCCGGTCAGGCCCCAGCCCAGGATGGTTCCGGGAGCGCCGGGCCGGTACAGGTCGTCGTCCGGCGTGCCGAGGGGCAGGGGCGGGGCGTCGGCCGCCTCGGTGAGGGTGAGGACGGCGACGTCATTGCCGTTCCAGACGTCATAGAACTTGGGGTGGATCCATACGGAACCGACGTCCAGGACCTTGCCGCTGGTGTGGTCTTTCAGATCGGTGCGGCCGGTGACCACCTTCAACTCAGCTGCCTTCATGCCTTTGGCGCAGTGCGCGGCGGTGACTACTTTGCGCGGGGCGACCAGCGTGCCGCCGCAGAACATCCCGGAATACTGGTTGTTGGCCGAGGGCGCGTAGGAGACCGCCACCATCCAGGGGAATTCATCGGTGCTCGCCTCCGAGCCGCCGATGACCGACGGCTGGGCGGCGGGGGGCCCAGTCTTGGCGGCCGCGGGCGCGGTGATGGCCAGGGCCAGCCCGAG comes from Streptomyces sp. FXJ1.172 and encodes:
- a CDS encoding S1 family peptidase translates to MRFRTGIWAALVALGLALAITAPAAAKTGPPAAQPSVIGGSEASTDEFPWMVAVSYAPSANNQYSGMFCGGTLVAPRKVVTAAHCAKGMKAAELKVVTGRTDLKDHTSGKVLDVGSVWIHPKFYDVWNGNDVAVLTLTEAADAPPLPLGTPDDDLYRPGAPGTILGWGLTGDNVPRITHLQKGAVAVSKDSFCDVEYPDFDPEMMVCAGSDTTRQCKGDSGGPLVVDGKLAGIVSFGREPCTPVELPGVLVRVATYASDIQKQIDN